The following are encoded in a window of Desulfocurvus vexinensis DSM 17965 genomic DNA:
- the malQ gene encoding 4-alpha-glucanotransferase — protein MAPAPRPRASGVLLHVTSLPSAYGIGDMGSAAREFVDFLHASGQRWWQILPLNPTEAVMGSSPYSSPSLFAGNPLLISPEALAAEGWLRLADLGGPAPDGGDRVDFEAVQAHREALLALAFERARPRLGAHQGFARFVATHGPAWLDDYACFTVLKARQGGAPWTAWPEALRRREPGALAALRRDEAPALDAVRFTQYLFFSQWAALRRHCAARGVGIIGDLPFYPCLDSADVWAHPHCFQLDPELRPTVVAGVPPDYFSATGQLWGNPVYDWEAQAKDGYSWWLSRLGHNLAWADLVRLDHFRALAAYWVVPPHEATAQGGWWVPGPGAEFLRAARARFPELPLLAEDLGLITDDVIALREDFGLPGMRVLQFGLGPDAGESTNALHNHCRASVAYTGTHDNNTSLGWFLDELGDAGRAALADYLGHMPARDDAAWAMVRLALMSPARLAVLPAQDLLGLDSRARMNTPAVPSGNWAWRLGPRDLTPALAQRLRHLCRLYGRA, from the coding sequence GTGGCGCCCGCACCCCGCCCCCGCGCCTCGGGCGTGCTGCTGCACGTCACCAGCCTGCCCTCGGCCTACGGCATCGGCGATATGGGCTCGGCGGCCCGCGAGTTCGTGGACTTCCTGCACGCCAGCGGGCAGCGCTGGTGGCAGATCCTGCCGCTGAACCCCACCGAGGCGGTCATGGGCAGCTCGCCCTACAGCAGCCCGTCGCTGTTCGCAGGCAACCCGCTGCTCATCAGCCCCGAGGCCCTGGCCGCCGAGGGCTGGCTGCGCCTGGCCGACCTGGGCGGCCCCGCGCCAGACGGCGGCGACCGCGTGGACTTCGAGGCCGTGCAGGCCCACCGCGAGGCCCTGCTGGCCCTGGCTTTCGAGCGGGCCCGGCCCCGCCTGGGCGCCCACCAGGGCTTCGCCCGCTTCGTGGCCACCCACGGCCCCGCCTGGCTGGACGACTACGCCTGCTTCACCGTGCTCAAGGCGCGCCAGGGCGGCGCGCCCTGGACCGCCTGGCCCGAAGCCCTGCGGCGGCGCGAGCCTGGCGCCCTGGCCGCCCTGCGCCGCGACGAGGCCCCGGCCCTGGACGCCGTGCGCTTCACCCAGTACCTGTTCTTCAGCCAATGGGCCGCCCTGCGGCGCCACTGCGCCGCGCGCGGGGTGGGCATCATCGGCGACCTGCCCTTCTACCCCTGCCTGGACAGCGCCGATGTCTGGGCCCACCCGCACTGCTTCCAGCTCGACCCGGAGTTGCGGCCCACGGTGGTCGCCGGGGTGCCGCCGGACTACTTCAGCGCCACCGGGCAGCTGTGGGGCAACCCGGTCTACGACTGGGAGGCCCAGGCCAAGGACGGCTACTCCTGGTGGCTCTCGCGCCTGGGCCACAACCTGGCCTGGGCCGACCTGGTGCGCCTGGACCACTTCCGGGCCCTGGCCGCCTACTGGGTGGTGCCGCCCCACGAGGCCACGGCCCAGGGCGGCTGGTGGGTGCCGGGGCCGGGGGCGGAGTTCCTGCGCGCGGCCCGGGCCCGCTTCCCGGAGCTGCCCCTGCTGGCCGAGGACCTGGGGCTCATCACCGACGACGTGATCGCCCTGCGCGAGGACTTCGGCCTGCCCGGGATGCGCGTGCTCCAGTTCGGCCTGGGGCCCGACGCCGGGGAAAGTACCAACGCCCTGCACAACCACTGCCGCGCCAGCGTGGCCTACACCGGCACCCACGACAACAACACCAGCCTGGGCTGGTTCCTGGACGAGCTGGGCGACGCCGGGCGTGCGGCCCTGGCCGACTACCTCGGCCACATGCCCGCCCGCGACGACGCGGCCTGGGCCATGGTCCGCCTGGCGCTCATGTCCCCCGCGCGCCTGGCCGTGCTGCCCGCGCAGGACCTGCTCGGCCTGGATTCGCGCGCGCGCATGAACACGCCTGCGGTGCCTTC
- the glgB gene encoding 1,4-alpha-glucan branching protein GlgB: MSAHQVVHGVSTLTDHDIYLFRQGRHFRLYEKLGAHLREVGGQAGTHFAVWAPSARAVGVAGDFNAWGPTLPLAARLDGSGIWEGFVPGVGRGAQYKYRIEGASGDVCLEKGDPFALLWESPPATASVVWDLDYGWSDGEWMATRGRANALDAPMSVYEMHLGSWRREHGDGWRSLHYDQLAGQLPGYLKALGFTHVEFLPVMEHPFFGSWGYQTTGYFAPSSRYGSPQQFMNLVNALHREGIGVILDWVPSHFPADPHGLWRFDGTHLFEHADPRQGWHPDWNSSIFNYGRHEVRSFLVSSALFWLDRYHADGLRVDAVASMLYLDYSREPGQWVPNEFGGRENLEAIGFLRDLNEAVYREYPDVQTVAEESTAWPMVSRPTWLGGLGFGLKWNMGWMHDTLAYFGQDPVFRKYHHNKLTFGIWYAFHENFTLPLSHDEVVHGKGSLYGRMPGDQWAKCAGLRLLLAFMYAHPGKKLLFMGAELAQVPEWNHDAELEWHLMDVPAHRGVWDFVRALNHVYRAERALHAVDFEPQGFEWMDCSDAEAGVVGFVRRAAPGEGAAQVLCVFNCTPVAREGYRLGVPAPGFWREVLNSDAGEYGGTGRGNLGGLVAEPVTAHGRAHSLAIHLPPLGALYFRHEG, from the coding sequence GTGAGCGCGCACCAGGTGGTCCATGGGGTCAGCACCCTGACGGACCACGACATCTATCTTTTCCGCCAGGGGCGGCATTTCCGGCTCTACGAGAAGCTCGGCGCGCACCTGCGCGAGGTCGGCGGGCAGGCCGGGACGCATTTCGCCGTCTGGGCGCCCAGCGCGCGGGCCGTGGGCGTTGCGGGCGACTTCAACGCCTGGGGCCCGACCCTGCCCCTGGCCGCGCGCCTGGACGGCTCGGGCATCTGGGAGGGCTTCGTGCCCGGGGTGGGCCGGGGCGCGCAGTACAAATACCGCATCGAGGGCGCCTCGGGCGACGTGTGCCTGGAAAAGGGCGACCCCTTCGCGCTGCTCTGGGAGTCGCCGCCCGCCACGGCCTCGGTGGTCTGGGACCTGGACTACGGCTGGAGCGACGGGGAGTGGATGGCCACCCGGGGCCGGGCCAACGCCCTGGACGCGCCCATGAGCGTGTACGAGATGCACCTGGGCTCCTGGCGGCGCGAGCACGGCGACGGCTGGCGCTCGCTGCACTACGACCAGCTGGCCGGGCAGCTGCCCGGCTACCTCAAGGCCCTGGGCTTCACCCACGTGGAATTCCTGCCGGTGATGGAGCACCCCTTCTTCGGCTCCTGGGGCTACCAGACCACGGGCTACTTCGCGCCCTCCAGCCGCTACGGCTCGCCCCAGCAGTTCATGAATCTGGTCAACGCCCTGCACCGCGAGGGCATCGGCGTGATCCTGGACTGGGTGCCCTCGCATTTCCCGGCCGACCCGCACGGCCTGTGGCGCTTCGACGGCACGCACCTGTTCGAGCACGCCGACCCGCGCCAGGGCTGGCACCCCGACTGGAACTCCTCCATCTTCAACTACGGGCGCCACGAGGTGCGCTCGTTCCTGGTCTCCAGCGCGCTGTTCTGGCTGGACCGCTATCACGCCGACGGCCTGCGCGTGGACGCCGTGGCCTCCATGCTCTACCTGGACTACTCGCGCGAGCCCGGCCAGTGGGTGCCCAACGAGTTCGGCGGGCGCGAAAACCTTGAGGCCATCGGCTTTTTGCGCGACCTGAACGAGGCCGTGTACCGCGAGTACCCCGACGTGCAGACCGTGGCCGAGGAGTCCACGGCCTGGCCCATGGTCTCGCGGCCCACCTGGCTCGGCGGCCTGGGCTTCGGGCTGAAGTGGAACATGGGCTGGATGCACGACACCCTGGCCTACTTCGGGCAGGACCCGGTGTTCCGCAAGTACCACCACAACAAGCTGACCTTCGGCATCTGGTACGCCTTCCACGAGAATTTCACCCTGCCCCTGTCCCACGACGAGGTGGTCCACGGCAAGGGCTCGCTCTACGGGCGCATGCCCGGGGACCAGTGGGCCAAATGCGCGGGCCTGCGCCTGCTCCTGGCCTTCATGTACGCCCACCCGGGCAAGAAACTGCTGTTCATGGGCGCGGAGCTGGCCCAGGTGCCGGAGTGGAACCACGACGCCGAGCTGGAATGGCACCTCATGGACGTGCCCGCCCACAGGGGCGTGTGGGACTTCGTGCGCGCCCTGAACCACGTCTACCGCGCCGAGCGCGCCCTGCACGCCGTGGACTTCGAGCCCCAGGGCTTCGAGTGGATGGATTGCAGCGACGCCGAGGCCGGGGTGGTGGGCTTCGTGCGCCGCGCCGCCCCGGGCGAAGGCGCGGCGCAGGTGCTGTGCGTGTTCAACTGCACGCCCGTGGCGCGCGAGGGCTATCGCCTGGGCGTGCCCGCCCCGGGCTTCTGGCGCGAGGTGCTCAACTCCGACGCCGGGGAATACGGCGGCACGGGCCGGGGCAACCTCGGCGGGCTGGTGGCCGAGCCCGTGACGGCCCATGGCCGCGCGCACAGCCTGGCCATCCACCTGCCGCCCCTGGGCGCGCTGTATTTCCGGCACGAGGGCTAG
- a CDS encoding tetratricopeptide repeat protein, producing the protein MATEQNRARFRQYEKTIVDFVAKENGCFFAISHDQVFLKMYRQTLNKELVIGTDRIRALPEEHKFISEIKTPYFKDKKILLLIERVLDNRNTLSFVRTLKAMYEDMYIVVLTSEVERQVLILLHEIGVGNFITKPVSMDTLIEKIAFTIKPQGKIGQFIDTAKGYLAKGMYDEAVALSDKILKLKPGSAAALMLRGDAHKGKGEVAAAERSYAEAHKGAALYLEPLKKLADLYKDEGDLEKQLIYLQKLDRLSPLNVERKISMGEIHLEFGNAEAAEEFFEQAVANAKKEAQAMIEEVKRSIAEKCLDKAPATAERFFRSIIDAKGGQLRKSDIETFNRLGIALRRQGRWQDAVSEYGQALKISPDDENLYFNTAVAYTEGGRHTEAMRALERVLKLAPDFGADSPTLSFNMGVMCANGRNPQDAARFMRRTLELDPGHEGARKLLATL; encoded by the coding sequence GTGGCAACAGAGCAGAACAGGGCGCGGTTTCGGCAGTACGAGAAGACCATCGTAGATTTCGTGGCCAAGGAGAACGGCTGCTTCTTTGCTATCAGCCACGACCAGGTGTTCCTCAAGATGTACCGCCAGACCTTGAACAAGGAACTGGTCATCGGCACGGACCGCATCCGCGCCCTGCCCGAGGAACACAAGTTCATCTCCGAGATCAAGACGCCGTATTTCAAGGATAAGAAGATCCTGCTGCTCATCGAGCGCGTGCTGGACAACCGCAACACACTGTCCTTCGTGCGTACCCTGAAGGCGATGTACGAGGACATGTACATCGTGGTGCTGACCTCGGAGGTGGAGCGCCAGGTGCTCATCCTGCTGCACGAGATCGGGGTGGGCAACTTCATCACCAAGCCCGTGTCCATGGACACGCTCATCGAGAAGATCGCCTTCACCATCAAGCCCCAGGGCAAGATCGGGCAATTCATCGACACGGCCAAGGGCTACCTGGCCAAGGGCATGTACGACGAGGCCGTGGCCCTGTCGGACAAGATCCTGAAGCTCAAGCCCGGCAGCGCGGCGGCGCTGATGCTGCGCGGCGACGCCCACAAGGGCAAGGGCGAGGTGGCCGCCGCCGAGCGCTCCTACGCCGAGGCGCACAAGGGCGCGGCGCTGTACCTGGAGCCGCTCAAGAAGCTGGCCGACCTGTACAAGGACGAGGGCGACCTGGAGAAGCAGCTCATCTACCTGCAAAAGCTCGATCGCCTCTCGCCGCTCAACGTGGAGCGCAAGATCAGCATGGGCGAGATCCACCTGGAGTTCGGCAACGCCGAGGCCGCCGAGGAGTTCTTCGAGCAGGCCGTGGCCAACGCCAAGAAGGAAGCCCAGGCCATGATCGAGGAGGTCAAGCGCAGCATCGCCGAGAAGTGCCTGGACAAGGCCCCGGCCACCGCCGAGCGCTTCTTCCGCTCCATCATCGACGCCAAGGGCGGGCAGCTGCGCAAGTCCGACATCGAGACCTTCAACCGCCTGGGCATCGCCCTGCGCCGCCAGGGCCGCTGGCAGGACGCCGTGTCCGAGTATGGCCAGGCCCTGAAGATCTCCCCCGACGACGAGAACCTGTATTTCAACACCGCCGTGGCCTACACCGAGGGCGGGCGCCACACCGAGGCCATGCGCGCCCTGGAGCGCGTGCTCAAGCTCGCGCCGGACTTCGGGGCCGATTCGCCAACCCTGTCCTTCAACATGGGCGTGATGTGCGCCAACGGCCGCAACCCCCAGGACGCCGCGCGCTTCATGCGCCGCACCCTGGAGCTGGACCCCGGCCACGAAGGCGCGCGCAAGCTGCTGGCCACCCTGTAG